The proteins below come from a single Papaver somniferum cultivar HN1 chromosome 11, ASM357369v1, whole genome shotgun sequence genomic window:
- the LOC113322594 gene encoding probable pectate lyase 4: MGTVHSRKHRNGINGSSSQPNPPPYIRTYPPSQPTATATNSEMSCSLPYSNVDSNLRALAGQAEGFGKCAIGGLNGPIYHVTTLADDGPGSLRDGCRKKEPLWIVFDVSGTICLSSYLAVSSYKTIDGRGQRIKFTGKGLRLKECEHVIICNLEFEGGRGHDVDCIQIKPKSKHIWIDRCSLSDFDDGCIDITRESTDITVSRCHFYKHDKTMLIGADPTHVTDRCIRVTIHHCFFDGTVQRHPRVRFAKVHLYNNYTRCWGIYAVCASVESQIFSECNIYEAGVAGAKKGTFLYFTEKAADKECPSTGFVTSQGDIFLNGAPACPRAGGYCEGNMFHPSEYYPTWTVEPATENLKEILKLCTGWQNISRPCEKTA; the protein is encoded by the exons ATGGGAACCGTTCATAGCCGTAAACATCGGAATGGCATTAACGGTTCTTCTTCACAACCAAACCCTCCTCCTTATATAAGGACTTACCCGCCAAGTCAACctacagcaacagcaacaaataGCGAAATGTCTTGTTCATTGCCTTACTCGAATGTTGATTCTAACTTGAGAGCTTTAGCTGGCCAAGCTGAGGGTTTTGGGAAGTGTGCCATCGGAGGACTTAATGGACCTATTTATCATGTCACTACGTTAGCAG ATGATGGTCCTGGATCACTGCGTGACGGGTGTCGGAAAAAAGAACCTCTTTGGATCGTCTTTGACGTTTCGGGTACCATTTGCCTTTCATCCTATTTGGCTGTATCGTCCTATAAGACAATCGATGGTAGAGGACAGCGGATAAAGTTTACGGGCAAGGGCTTAAGGTTGAAGGAGTGTGAACATGTGATAATCTGCAATCTTGAGTTTGAAGGGGGTAGAGGACATGATGTTGATTGTATTCAAATTAAACCTAAATCAAAGCATATATGGATTGATCGCTGCAGCCTGAGTGATTTCGATGATGGGTGTATTGATATTACAAGAGAGAGCACAGATATCACTGTATCTAG GTGTCATTTCTATAAGCATGACAAGACAATGCTTATTGGAGCAGATCCCACTCACGTTACTGATAGATGCATTCGAGTAACCATTCATCACTGCTTCTTTGATGGAACTGTACAGCGGCATCCTCGTGTTAGGTTTGCGAAGGTTCATCTATATAACAACTACACCAGATGTTGGGGCATATATGCTGTTTGTGCAAGTGTAGAATCACAG ATATTTTCAGAGTGCAACATATATGAAGCAGGTGTTGCAGGTGCGAAGAAGGGGACATTTCTATATTTCACGGAAAAG GCTGCGGACAAAGAATGCCCCTCAACTGGCTTTGTAACATCTCAAGGAGACATCTTCCTTAACGGTGCTCCAGCATGTCCTCGAGCAGGAGGGTATTGTGAAGGAAATATGTTCCATCCTAGTGAATACTACCCTACATGGACAGTCGAACCTGCAACTGAAAATCTGAAGGAAATCCTTAAACTCTGTACAGGATGGCAAAACATATCAAGACCCTGTGAGAAGACAGCATAA